From Sphingomonas hengshuiensis, one genomic window encodes:
- a CDS encoding IclR family transcriptional regulator: MAQRDETTTQRKGSYSAPALDKAFLIIELLANNPQGLLASEMATALGRSLGELFRIVVVMEEAGYLQKSRVTDRYTVTYKFLDVAYRATPARKLVVTAQPEMQALAAAIGQSCHLVVLQGGEGLIIAREENPGVRGFALRVGASIDLVRSCSGSILLAFSSEEVAERLLARAAALRKEPVGHGALSTRLQKVRADGYVLRESAVTRGVTDISCPIFGFDGELLAALTVPFMDLIDGSQLVSIEDACVELRATAQRISVALGWQPPGAQAD; the protein is encoded by the coding sequence ATGGCCCAGCGGGACGAGACGACGACGCAACGCAAGGGCAGCTACAGCGCCCCCGCGCTCGACAAGGCGTTCCTGATCATCGAGCTGCTCGCGAACAATCCCCAGGGGCTGCTCGCCAGCGAAATGGCCACCGCGCTCGGGCGGTCGCTCGGCGAATTGTTCCGCATCGTCGTGGTGATGGAAGAGGCGGGTTATCTCCAGAAATCGCGAGTCACCGATCGCTACACGGTGACGTATAAATTCCTCGACGTCGCCTATCGCGCCACCCCGGCGCGCAAGCTGGTGGTGACGGCGCAGCCCGAGATGCAGGCACTGGCGGCGGCGATCGGCCAGTCGTGCCATCTGGTCGTGCTCCAGGGCGGCGAAGGGCTGATCATCGCGCGCGAGGAAAATCCGGGGGTGCGCGGTTTTGCGCTGCGCGTGGGGGCGTCGATCGACCTGGTGCGCAGCTGTTCGGGGAGCATCCTCCTCGCCTTCTCGTCGGAGGAAGTCGCCGAGCGGTTGCTGGCGCGCGCGGCGGCGCTGCGCAAGGAGCCGGTCGGCCATGGCGCGCTCTCGACGCGGCTGCAAAAGGTCCGGGCCGACGGCTATGTGCTGCGCGAGAGCGCCGTCACGCGCGGCGTGACCGATATCAGCTGCCCGATCTTTGGCTTCGACGGCGAATTGCTCGCCGCGCTCACCGTGCCGTTCATGGACCTGATCGACGGGTCGCAGCTCGTGTCGATCGAAGACGCCTGTGTCGAACTGCGCGCGACCGCACAGCGCATCTCCGTCGCGCTCGGCTGGCAGCCCCCGGGCGCGCAGGCGGACTGA
- a CDS encoding amidohydrolase family protein: protein MARPPFVDAHLHLWDRDRLRYPWLDEPDKASIAGTYTVADHRAAAAEWNLVGAVHVDAGAHPDDGERETDWLNDVADATGLPTAIVARVELDAPDVEGLLERQAARPRVRGVRHLVNWHPDASRQAYPRDLTVDPAWRRGFGLLARHGLRYDFHGFPPQLAGLAEAAALHPDVPVIVNHLGLPIPADGLEQWRAGLAALAAMPQVSIKLSGAGFVHAPFDVAAFAPIVDEVIDRFGTRRVMIASNFPTDRLFAPLDVTLTAYEALLTGLSDDERAALWGRNANRLYRLDLDL from the coding sequence ATGGCGCGGCCTCCGTTCGTCGACGCGCATCTGCACCTGTGGGACCGGGATCGGCTGCGCTATCCCTGGCTCGACGAGCCCGACAAGGCGTCGATCGCCGGCACCTACACCGTGGCGGATCACCGCGCGGCGGCGGCCGAGTGGAATCTGGTGGGCGCCGTGCATGTCGATGCCGGCGCCCACCCGGACGATGGCGAGCGCGAGACCGACTGGCTGAACGACGTCGCCGATGCCACGGGCCTGCCGACCGCGATCGTCGCCCGCGTCGAACTCGACGCGCCCGATGTCGAGGGGCTGCTCGAACGCCAGGCGGCGCGGCCTCGGGTGCGCGGCGTCCGCCATCTGGTCAACTGGCATCCCGATGCCAGCCGCCAGGCCTACCCGCGCGATCTCACGGTCGATCCGGCGTGGCGGCGCGGCTTCGGGCTGCTCGCGCGGCATGGCCTCCGCTACGATTTTCACGGCTTCCCGCCGCAGCTCGCCGGGCTGGCGGAGGCCGCCGCGCTGCACCCCGACGTACCGGTGATCGTCAACCATCTCGGCCTGCCGATCCCGGCGGACGGGCTGGAGCAGTGGCGCGCCGGGCTCGCTGCGCTGGCGGCGATGCCGCAGGTGTCGATCAAGCTCTCGGGCGCGGGCTTCGTCCATGCCCCGTTCGACGTCGCCGCCTTTGCGCCGATCGTCGACGAAGTGATCGACCGCTTCGGCACCCGCCGCGTGATGATCGCCAGCAACTTCCCCACCGACCGGCTGTTCGCGCCGCTCGACGTGACGCTTACGGCCTATGAGGCGCTGCTCACCGGGCTGTCCGACGACGAACGCGCCGCGCTTTGGGGGCGTAACGCCAACCGCCTCTATCGATTGGACCTCGACCTGTGA
- a CDS encoding fumarylacetoacetate hydrolase family protein has protein sequence MKLCRYGAPGHEQPGLIDAEGRLRSLAGHTDLSPDALAPDALATLAAIDAASLPLVEDAPRYGVPVAGTRKFIAIGLNYADHAAESNLPIPEEPVVFNKWVSCLQGPNDPVVIPRDSKKTDWEVELGVVIGTRAEYVEAADALAHVAGYCVINDVSERHWQAERGATWDKGKGFPTFGPVGPWLVTADEVGDPQNLSMWLDVNGKRLQDGSTRTMIFPVAEIIAYCSQFMTLEPGDIITTGTPPGVGLGQKPEPWYLKPGDVVTLGIEKLGEQRQEFIAWAPRG, from the coding sequence ATGAAACTCTGCCGCTATGGCGCCCCCGGGCACGAACAGCCCGGCCTGATCGATGCCGAGGGCCGGCTGCGGTCGCTCGCTGGCCATACCGATCTCTCGCCCGATGCGCTGGCCCCCGATGCGCTGGCAACGCTCGCGGCGATCGACGCGGCCAGCCTGCCGCTGGTCGAGGACGCGCCGCGCTACGGCGTGCCGGTGGCGGGCACGCGCAAGTTCATCGCGATCGGGCTCAACTATGCCGATCACGCCGCCGAATCGAACCTGCCGATCCCCGAAGAGCCGGTGGTGTTCAACAAATGGGTGAGCTGCCTGCAAGGGCCCAACGACCCCGTGGTGATCCCGCGCGATTCGAAGAAGACCGACTGGGAAGTCGAGCTGGGCGTCGTCATCGGCACCCGCGCCGAATATGTCGAGGCGGCGGACGCGCTCGCGCATGTCGCCGGCTATTGCGTCATCAACGACGTGTCAGAGCGCCATTGGCAGGCCGAGCGCGGCGCGACCTGGGACAAGGGCAAGGGCTTCCCGACCTTCGGACCCGTCGGCCCCTGGCTGGTCACCGCCGACGAAGTGGGCGATCCGCAGAACCTGTCGATGTGGCTCGACGTCAATGGCAAGCGGCTGCAGGACGGCAGCACCCGGACGATGATCTTCCCGGTCGCCGAGATCATTGCCTATTGCTCGCAGTTCATGACGCTGGAGCCCGGCGACATCATCACCACCGGCACCCCGCCGGGCGTCGGGCTGGGGCAAAAGCCCGAACCCTGGTATCTCAAGCCCGGCGACGTCGTGACCCTGGGCATCGAGAAACTGGGCGAGCAGCGCCAGGAATTTATCGCCTGGGCACCGCGCGGCTGA